A region from the Medicago truncatula cultivar Jemalong A17 chromosome 6, MtrunA17r5.0-ANR, whole genome shotgun sequence genome encodes:
- the LOC120576060 gene encoding protein FAR1-RELATED SEQUENCE 5-like, producing the protein MDLILTLSESGQLSVETSSVIHDSSQCYSPSNKESWKSLLFQSIKEIEDFYGNYAYNTGFSIRTMLKSKNNSQNKKSDKVRYVRYVCNKQGFKKGSLLNPNNRPTSDSPLVIEFVKLKEKLEERVGCKAGISLKLDEVLNVYKIYRWDVAHCHPLHKPEHLCYLRSFREVNEVQGQLALINSKVGMSMRTSYEVIGQGVGGTENLPFRFSDLKNYLMTIRQKEMVVGEATYDIQVDAAEDIASIFWADGIMQLDYSLFGDVISFDTTYRTINQYRPLAAFIGFDNHRKSVLFGAALLYDETSATFDWLFTTFLKCVFHGLCSWNMAENAKKNLGSRANSVLFDKLTNLVSNVDDESDFDYNWDQMMKNCFNGRPTSDFRWLVQTYGNRMHWSSAWVKSHFTAGLKTTQLSESFNAFLRGFLQPDHSLVRFFSHFNIMVQRMRDNHAELDFKAANTRTKNNYLNSQLMRSVVNKYKPACFAFIHRQYDLSFKYYYEEDTTKGSALNKFFKVFTIEKVDDNYDDVDNDNDGPSNVDVLDAELQENLFPSFEDHDRLDERVVTVDIRSKSFSCSCRMFENRGFLCRNVLKILEFLGGYVQYVLKRWTRDVRPSVDKLKSSINVGTEDITQAQRYQQICVVTVQHSTRFCADPEASEIFLNGVLEARKKAEELLLSKGIRPDPSSVTPSKSSKVAAVDEPSAGVKSTAPKFKERPNPIKSKKQLKSDYEKARERQKFLINRKKQKKDNEALKKNGH; encoded by the exons ATGGATTTGATATTAACTTTATCTGAGAGTGGACAACTGAGTGTTGAAACTTCATCAGTGATTCATGATAGTTCTCAATGTTACTCCCCTAGCAATAAAGAATCATGGAAGTCTTTACTCTTTCAATCTATTAAAGAGATTGAAGATTTTTATGGTAATTATGCATATAACACTGGATTTTCTATTAGGACTATGTTGAAGTCGAAGAATAATTCACAAAATAAGAAATCAGATAAGGTACGTTATGTGCGTTATGTTTGTAACAAACAAGGTTTCAAGAAGGGAAGTTTGCTTAATCCTAACAACAGGCCAACATCAGACAGTCCACTGGTTATTGAGTTTgtgaaattgaaagaaaaacttgAGGAAAGGGTTGGTTGTAAAGCTGGAATATCTTTGAAGCTGGATGAAGTTTTGAATGTGTATAAGATTTATAGATGGGATGTGGCTCACTGTCATCCATTACATAAACCAGAGCATTTGTGTTACCTGAGATCATTTCGAGAAGTAAATGAAGTTCAAGGACAACTAGCTCTAATAAATTCTAAAGTTGGAATGTCGATGAGAACGTCTTATGAAGTTATTGGTCAAGGAGTTGGAGGTACGGAGAATCTTCCTTTTCGATTTTCAGACTTAAAGAACTATCTAATGACAATTCGTCAAAAGGAGATGGTGGTTGGTGAAGCAACT TATGATATCCAAGTTGATGCTGCAGAAGACATAGCTAGCATTTTTTGGGCAGATGGAATTATGCAACTGGATTATTCTCTATTTGGTGATGTCATCAGTTTTGATACAACTTACCGAACAATCAATCAATATCGGCCATTAG ctgcctttattggttttgacaatCATCGTAAGAGTGTTTTATTTGGTGCTGCGCTATTGTATGATGAGACATCAGCtacttttgattggttgtttacAACATTCTTGAAGT GTGTTTTTCATGGGCTTTGTTCATGGAACATGGCAGAGAATGCAAAGAAAAATCTTGGCTCCCGTGCAAACAGTGTACTTTTCGATAAGTTAACTAATTTGGTTTCAAATGTAGACGATGAATCAGATTTCGACTATAATTGGGATcagatgatgaaaaattgttttaatggaAGGCCTACTTCAGACTTTAGGTGGCTTGTCCAAACTTACGGAAATCGTATGCATTGGTCTTCAGCTTGGGTGAAGTCACATTTTACAGCTGGTCTGAAAACAACTCAGTTAAGTGAGTCTTTCAATGCTTTTCTTCGTGGATTTTTGCAGCCAGACCATTCACTTGTTCGATTCTTTAGTCATTTCAACATTATGGTTCAGAGAATGAGGGATAATCATGCTGAGTTAGACTTCAAGGCTGCAAACActagaacaaaaaataattatctcaACAGTCAGTTGATGCGGTCCGTTGTAAACAAGTACAAACCAGCTTGCTTTGCATTTATTCACAGGCAGTATGACCTTTCCTTCAAATACTATTATGAGGAGGACACAACAAAAGGGTCTGCATTGAACAAGTTTTTCAAAGTTTTCACAATTGAAAAGGTTGATgataattatgatgatgttgataatgataatgacgGGCCTTCCAATGTCGATGTTTTGGATGCAGAACTTCAAGAAAACCTTTTCCCAAGTTTTGAAGATCATGATCGACTTGATGAAAGGGTTGTCACAGTTGACattagaagcaaaagttttagTTGTTCATGTCGTATGTTTGAGAACAGGGGCTTCTTATGTCGAAATGTTTTGAAGATCTTGGAGTTCTTAGGTGGTTATGTGCAATATGTTTTAAAGCGTTGGACTAGAGATGTGCGTCCGTCTGTTGATAAGCTGAAATCTAGCATCAATGTTGGCACTGAAGACATCACTCAAGCACAACGATATCAACAAATTTGTGTTGTTACCGTTCAGCATTCTACACGTTTTTGTGCAGATCCGGAGGCATCTGAAATTTTTCTCAACGGTGTTCTTGAAGCTAGGAAAAAGGCAGAGGAGTTGCTTCTTTCTAAAGGTATTCGTCCAGACCCATCTTCCGTGACGCCATCCAAGTCTTCAAAAGTAGCTGCTGTCGATGAACCATCTGCTGGGGTGAAGTCCACTGCACCAAAGTTCAAAGAAAGACCAAATCCAATTAAGTCAAAGAAgcaacttaaaagtgattatgaaaaaGCTAGAGAAAGGCAGAAATTCCTTATAAATcggaagaaacaaaagaaagataatgaagctttaaaaaaaaacggtCACTGA